A genomic region of Rhipicephalus sanguineus isolate Rsan-2018 chromosome 1, BIME_Rsan_1.4, whole genome shotgun sequence contains the following coding sequences:
- the LOC119386713 gene encoding uncharacterized protein LOC119386713 codes for MASVILIPKPGRSPSLNNLRPISLTSCISKVAEHVINNRISKHIKETNLFPYKIIGIRPHLSTQDVVKTLKHRIIDQERKDIRAILNLDLEKAFDNVSRSHILVLDSIFRLNLGLRSSAHFLTDRTAELRAGDLQTQEKKLGSTGTPQGSVISPMLFNHVMIGVAEKLADVEHVRHTIYADDITLWVTGGSDAHIECALQTAVDAIEDRLEGTGLICSPSKSELLILPPTNNVRGKTKKREYEKIRIITKSGNVIPEVGKIRILGMVIEKHGRNGDIIARLTAKAANATRLLKRVTSRKAGMREESLIRLVQSFIISHVTYVAAYHRWLQHERNKINAIIRRAYKTALGLFESTSTSRLLQLGIHNMLEEIAEAQRSAQLERLSTTNAGRKILDDLGIGHSNKAETKLPVPKEVRRQTRTDPIPKNMNPDYNKGRRAARAKALIDLHANDEHARYVDAAEYQQNAFAAVVIEASTGATRTAASVKSIGAEQAEEVAIALAIIDPDCHTVLSDSRQAVRNFAKGQVCREAERVLRAAKLQDRKVRIKWFPEHAGDASERNANHNETAHAAARALTNRAPATDRQTWFGAKDRMTDYNDITKAYRMARRTFQLPHPRLSRAEAVLLRQLQTGSLPSPGLMHRMYPETYPADKCKVCRRETADHTHILWDCIKHPEETRSRTIPSRLEEAAKSDDQDQQLWAVQQVLGALERQGPSEPSTASGDPRRVTATPKTT; via the exons ATGGCGTCAGTCATTCTCATCCCGAAACCGGGCCGGAGTCCCAGTCTTAACAACTTGAGACCAATTTCCCTCACGTCTTGTATAAGCAAGGTCGCCGAGCACGTCATCAACAATCGGATATCAAAGCACATAAAGGAAACAAACCTCTTCCCTTACAAGATTATAGGTATCAGACCGCACCTATCCACTCAGGACGTCGTGAAAACGCTGAAACATCGCATTATAGATCAAGAGAGAAAGGACATTAGGGCAATTCTCAACCTCGATCTTGAGAAGGCCTTTGACAATGTTTCGCGCTCCCATATACTCGTACTTGACTCCATCTTTCGCCTCAACCTAGGA CTCCGTTCATCGGCTCACTTCCTCACGGACAGGACCGCCGAGCTGCGAGCAGGCGACCTACAGACGCAAGAGAAGAAGCTCGGGAGCACTGGCACACCGCAGGGGTCGGTCATCTCGCCGATGCTGTTCAACCACGTAATGATCGGAGTGGCAGAGAAGCTCGCGGATGTCGAACACGTCAGGCAcaccatctacgcggacgatatcacgcTGTGGGTGACCGGTGGCAGCGACGCCCACATTGAGTGCGCGCTGCAAACCGCCGTCGACGCGATAGAAGACCGGTTGGAGGGCACCGGACTGATATGTTCGCCGAGCAAATCGGAGCTCCTAATACTCCCACCTACCAACAACGTCAGAGGCAAGACCAAAAAACGCGAATACGAAAAGATCCGAATCATAACCAAATCCGGCAACGTTATCCCCGAGGTCGGTAAAATCAGGATCCTAGGCATGGTCATCGAGAAGCACGGAAGAAACGGCGACATCATCGCCCGTCTTACGGCGAAGGCGGCCAACGCGACGCGACTCCTCAAACGAGTCACGTCCCGGAAAGCAGGCATGAGAGAGGAGAGCCTAATCAGGCTCGTACAATCCTTTATCATCAGCCACGTCACTTACGTCGCAGCCTACCACAGATGGCTGCAACACGAACGCAACAAAATCAATGCCATCATCAGAAGAGCGTACAAAACGGCGTTGGGCCTGTTTGAGTCCACGAGCACGAGCCGCCTCTTACAACTCGGGATACACAACATGCTCGAAGAAATAGCCGAAGCACAACGGAGCGCTCAACTGGAGCGGCTGTCCACGACCAATGCCGGGAGGAAAATACTGGATGACCTGGGAATAGGACACTCGAACAAAGCGGAGACGAAGCTCCCCGTCCCCAAAGAGGTCCGACGCCAGACCAGAACCGACCCCATACCCAAGAACATGAATCCTGACTACAACAAGGGAAGAAGAGCGGCGAGGGCCAAGGCTCTCATCGACCTGCACGCCAACGACGAGCACGCGCGATATGTGGACGCGGCCGAATACCAACAGAACGCTTTCGCAGCGGTCGTCATCGAGGCGTCGACCGGCGCAACAAGGACGGCAGCGAGCGTGAAGAGCATTGGAGCGGAACAAGCggaggaggtggccatcgccctggccatcaTCGACCCAGACTGCCACACTGTGCTAAGTGACTCGAGACAGGCGGTGCGAAACTTCGCCAAAGGCCAAGTATGTAGAGAGGCCGAACGAGTATTGCGTGCGGCCAAACTGCAAGACAGAAAAGTGAGAATTAAGTGGTTCCCGGAGCATGCGGGTGACGCGTCGGAACGCAATGCCAACcacaacgagacggcacacgcagcggcgcgagcgctaactaaccgcgccccggcgacagaccgtcagacgtggttcggagccaaggaccgcatgacggactataacgacatcacaaaagcctACCGCATGGCTCGCAGGACTTTCCAACTCCCGCACCCGCGGTTGAGTCGAGCGGAGGCGGTACTATTGAGACAGCTCCAGACCGGATCGCTACCGAGTCCGGGACTGATGCATCGCATGTACCCCGAGACATACCCGGCCGACAAGTGCAAGGTATGCCGGAGGGAGACGGCGGATCACACGCACATCTTGTGGGACTGCATCAAACACCCAGAGGAAACGAGATCAAGAACGATCCCGTCGCGGCTCGAGGAAGCCGCGAAGAGCGACGACCAGGAtcaacagctctgggccgtccagcaggtcctcGGGGCGCTCGAAAGGCAGGGACCCAGCGAGCCGTCAACGGCAAGCGGAGACCCGCGCCGAGTAACGGCAACCCCGAAGACGACGTAG